The segment TGTCGTGAATGTGGTTGTATTCGATCGCATTGTGCACCGCCTTGCTCGGACCGTAACCCCACGACCAGCCGACGGATACTCCGGTGTAATAAAGATCGTGGATGTGGTTGTGTGTGACCTTGTTGTCGCCGCTGTTGCCGATCCAGACCCCGACGGCGCTGTGGAAGATCCTCCCGGCTTGACTGATCTCGTTGTTGTCAACCGTCGTGCGGGCGGTATCGTGGCCGATCTTCACCCCACCGGCTCCCAGATCGGTCAATGTGCAATCGACGACTTGGCAATCCTCAGAACCTGCGCCGATCTCGATGGCGTAGGTAGCGACCTGCTCCACGCGGCAATCGGTGATCGAGCAGCGGACCGCACGGGACAGAACGATCGCCCCCGGAAGGCTGTTGGCAGCCTGGACATCGCCTGCTTTGCCCGGCGGCAGCGACCACTCCGTGTGACGGAAGGTCAGACCACGGAACTGAACGTCCGACACCGGCCGGTTCCCATCCGACTGGCCTTCAAGGTGAACGAGGTGCGGCAGGCAGGGGGCCATGATGGTCACGTTCTCCGGCGTTTCGCCCGGCTTGGGCATGTAGTAGAGCGTACCGGCCTTGCGATCGAGGTACCATTGCCCGGGTGTATCCAGGGCTTCGAAGACATTCTCGACGTAATAGCGGGCCATCTGCTTGTGGTCGCCGGCTTCGGTGAGCCGGAAGACGCTCGGGGCGTCGAACTTCACCGTGTGGGCCGGTTCGTCGATCTCGGCAATGGGCAGGTGTGACTCGACCCAGAAGTGCAGAGCGATGATCTCCACGTCCTGGAGGTTGTCCCAGCTCCTGAGTTCGCCCGGCCTGAAAGTGGCTTGCCTCTGACCCACGTTCCATTCCGTATCAGACTTGATGTCCGGCAGACCGGTGAAGGTGTAAAAGCCCTCCTTGGGGAGGCGGGTTCGCGGCCGGCGATGCCCGTTGACGAAAAGCTGGCGGAAAAACCACCGGCCGTCCTTCACCGCGGCGATGTCGGCGGCCCAGAGCTCCTTCCCGTCCTTTTCGACCGGCCTGAAACCGGTGATGACGCGACCACCACCGATCACCGGATGGTCACTCTCGAACGCGGCGTAGGTGACCTGAGCTCCCTTCGAACCGCCGTCCTCGGCAGTCAGCACCAACGGCTCGGCCAGGTCGTAGATGCCGGCGTGGACCCACACGGTGATGGGGGTGTCATTCCATTCGCCTTTCTGTCGGTGGGCGCGAATCGCATCCCGCGCCGCCGGAAGCGACGGAAAAGTATCGCCCGCGGCTGTGACGCCCGGTTTGACGTGCAACACGATCGCGTCTTTCCCGAGCACACTGGCGGAGAAATGCGGGCTCGCCAGAACCAGAATCCACAAGCCCATCCGCCGGGTAATCGCAGTCATTGAGGGACTCCTTTCTCATCAACAGGACATGGGCAGCCACCGCTCATC is part of the Phycisphaerae bacterium genome and harbors:
- a CDS encoding right-handed parallel beta-helix repeat-containing protein; its protein translation is MTAITRRMGLWILVLASPHFSASVLGKDAIVLHVKPGVTAAGDTFPSLPAARDAIRAHRQKGEWNDTPITVWVHAGIYDLAEPLVLTAEDGGSKGAQVTYAAFESDHPVIGGGRVITGFRPVEKDGKELWAADIAAVKDGRWFFRQLFVNGHRRPRTRLPKEGFYTFTGLPDIKSDTEWNVGQRQATFRPGELRSWDNLQDVEIIALHFWVESHLPIAEIDEPAHTVKFDAPSVFRLTEAGDHKQMARYYVENVFEALDTPGQWYLDRKAGTLYYMPKPGETPENVTIMAPCLPHLVHLEGQSDGNRPVSDVQFRGLTFRHTEWSLPPGKAGDVQAANSLPGAIVLSRAVRCSITDCRVEQVATYAIEIGAGSEDCQVVDCTLTDLGAGGVKIGHDTARTTVDNNEISQAGRIFHSAVGVWIGNSGDNKVTHNHIHDLYYTGVSVGWSWGYGPSKAVHNAIEYNHIHDIGQGLLSDMGGVYTLGVSPGTTIRYNRIHDVDAFYYGGWGIYNDEGSTDILIENNIVYRTKHGGYHQHYGKENRIRNNVFAFAKVAQIIRSRPEPHISFSFDHNIVYYSEGSLLGSSWENNNYKLDYNLYWRTDGGAMEFAGGSFDDWKKRGQDEHSVIADPLFTNPAAGDFTLKPDSPAVKLGFKPIDGKGIGRRP